One window of Sporocytophaga myxococcoides DSM 11118 genomic DNA carries:
- a CDS encoding DUF2238 domain-containing protein codes for MNYTTASSLKFSEEKSNAFPLVLFLLFMGVWLWTLVDTSDINNWFLENTLTFIFGTTLLLTYKKYRLSDLSYTFIFIYLNLHVYGAKYTYAENPFGFWLQEILHTSRNHYDRIVHFSFGFLLAYPMRDLFKNTFEFPDKYCWLLPAEITLSFSAMYELIEWAVADLLFPSQGAAYLGSQGDIWDAQKDMGLAFTGAILILLIVFICQKIFGGASKQHS; via the coding sequence ATGAATTACACTACTGCTTCAAGTTTAAAGTTCTCGGAAGAAAAATCAAATGCATTTCCATTAGTACTCTTCCTGTTATTTATGGGAGTATGGCTATGGACTTTGGTAGACACCTCAGATATAAACAATTGGTTTCTTGAAAATACTCTGACCTTCATATTCGGTACTACACTGCTTCTTACATACAAAAAATATAGACTTTCTGATCTTAGCTATACATTTATTTTTATATATCTTAACCTTCACGTTTACGGAGCAAAATATACCTATGCCGAAAATCCCTTCGGCTTCTGGCTTCAGGAAATTTTGCATACATCAAGAAACCATTATGATAGAATCGTTCATTTTAGCTTTGGTTTCTTACTTGCATACCCTATGCGAGATCTGTTCAAAAATACATTTGAATTTCCTGACAAATACTGCTGGCTGCTTCCTGCTGAGATCACATTATCCTTTAGTGCAATGTATGAGCTAATAGAATGGGCTGTCGCAGATCTTTTATTTCCTTCTCAGGGAGCTGCCTATTTAGGTTCACAAGGAGATATATGGGATGCTCAGAAAGACATGGGACTTGCTTTCACCGGAGCTATTCTTATTTTGTTAATAGTATTCATTTGTCAAAAAATATTTGGTGGTGCCTCAAAGCAACATTCGTAA